Genomic DNA from Nitrospirota bacterium:
TCGCTCCCCCACATGATGCCGAAGTCCTCCCGGTTGATGTTCGTGATCCCGGAAAAACCGATGGATGTCTCGTCGCCAAAGGGATTGCCCCGCGGACCGGCATATTCCCCTTCGAACGTTACCGGCCGCGTGGCGCCGTGGATCGTCAGCTCGCCGGTCACCCGGCACTGGTTTGCTCCGGGAAATTCCACCCTGCTGCTCTTAAAGAGGATGAGCGGGTATTTCGGCTGGTCGAAAAAGTCACCTGTCAGGAGATGCTCGTCACGCTTTTTTATCCCTGTGTTCACGCTCGCGACCTCGATCTCCACGTTCACCGCGGTCCGGGACCGGTCAGCGGGATCGAACTCGATGGTCCCCTTCAATGCGGCGAACTGTCCGCGGACCTGCGCAAGCGCCATATGCCTGATCGCAAAGGCCGCACAGGAGTGGTCAGGGTCTATGTTCCAGGTTGCCATGGTTTACTCCTCCTTTATCAGATCATGCTTTTCTGTCACAATTTTACACAATTTTTCAATGAACTGCATGAATGATTTAATTCAGTAAAACCTCTCTTCTCTATTGCCAAAAACAACGCCGGAGATTTATAATACTCCACTCACAAAACTTGATCGGGGGGCTCGGTGAAAAGAACAGCAGTGGCGCTCATCTCAGGCGGCCTGGACAGCGTACTCGCTGCCAAAGTGATCAAGGAGCAGGGCTTCAACGTTACGGGGCTTTACTTCACCTCGGCCTTTTCAAAGAGCTACGGCCGGGAAAACGAGACCCCTGCCGCCGCCGTGTCCAAGGCGATCGGTCTGGACCTGCGCGTGATCGACATGGGGCAGGATTACATCGATCTCGTCCGGAACCCCGCGCACGGCTACGGCAAGCACATCAATCCCTGCATTGACTGCAAGATCTTCATGCTCAGCCGGGCTGGGGCCATGATGCAGGAGTTGAACGCGTCCTTCGTGATCACGGGGGAGGTCCTGGGGCAGCGGCCCATGTCCCAGCGGCGGGACACGCTGAACCTGATCGAGCGCGACGCAAACCTGAAGGGCCGCGTGCTGCGTCCTCTCTCTGCCGCGCTCCTGCCCCCCACGAAGGCCGAACAGGACGGACTGATCCAGCGGGACAGGCTTCTCGGCATCAGCGGCCGTACTCGCACGGTCCAGCTCAGGCTCGCCGAGCGTTACGGCATCTCGGGATACTCGACGCCGGCCGGCGGATGTCTGCTGACGGACAAGAATTTTGCCGACAAACTGCGCGACCTCTTCACCGACCAGAAGCATGTGAACCCGAACGACGTGAGGCTGCTTACGGTCGGCCGGCATTACCGGTTTGACGCCGGCGTCAAGATCGTGCTCGGCCGCGACAATGAAGAGAACAACCTTCTCATGTCACTGGCGTCCCACGGCTATCACCTGTTCACGCCCCAGGGATTTCCCGGCCCCGTGGCCCTGCTGAACGGAACACCCACCCAGGAGATCAAGCAGACCATCGGAAGGCTCATCATCACCTACAGCAAACAGGTTCCCGGCAGGGCCTATCACATCAGGTACGGCAACGAGGTCTTCGATCCGGGAGAGCCGCTTCCGATCGATGCGTCCAAGCTGCGTCGTGTGGGCGCGGACGGGTAAATCC
This window encodes:
- a CDS encoding YceI family protein, which produces MATWNIDPDHSCAAFAIRHMALAQVRGQFAALKGTIEFDPADRSRTAVNVEIEVASVNTGIKKRDEHLLTGDFFDQPKYPLILFKSSRVEFPGANQCRVTGELTIHGATRPVTFEGEYAGPRGNPFGDETSIGFSGITNINREDFGIMWGSELMEGGGLVAGKEVQIFLDVEADLVK
- a CDS encoding tRNA 4-thiouridine(8) synthase ThiI, producing MKRTAVALISGGLDSVLAAKVIKEQGFNVTGLYFTSAFSKSYGRENETPAAAVSKAIGLDLRVIDMGQDYIDLVRNPAHGYGKHINPCIDCKIFMLSRAGAMMQELNASFVITGEVLGQRPMSQRRDTLNLIERDANLKGRVLRPLSAALLPPTKAEQDGLIQRDRLLGISGRTRTVQLRLAERYGISGYSTPAGGCLLTDKNFADKLRDLFTDQKHVNPNDVRLLTVGRHYRFDAGVKIVLGRDNEENNLLMSLASHGYHLFTPQGFPGPVALLNGTPTQEIKQTIGRLIITYSKQVPGRAYHIRYGNEVFDPGEPLPIDASKLRRVGADG